From Streptomyces sp. 6-11-2, one genomic window encodes:
- a CDS encoding ABC transporter ATP-binding protein, whose product MTTSSIAGPTTAVAARATDLSKIYGQGETQVVALDRVSVDFRQAEFTAIMGPSGSGKSTLMHCVAGLDTFSSGSVRIGDTELGSLKDKQLTKLRRDKIGFIFQAFNLLPTLTALENITLPMDIAGRKPDRKWLDSVIAMVGLADRLGHRPSQLSGGQQQRVAVARALAAKPEIIFGDEPTGNLDSRAGAEVLGFLRNSVRELGQTVVMVTHDPVAAAYADRVVFLADGRIVDEVYEPTADAVLDLMRRLPGGNLRTPESDGKSSAG is encoded by the coding sequence GTGACCACCTCCTCCATCGCCGGCCCGACCACCGCCGTGGCCGCGCGTGCCACGGATCTGTCGAAGATCTACGGACAGGGCGAGACCCAGGTGGTCGCCCTCGACCGGGTCTCCGTCGACTTCCGGCAGGCCGAGTTCACCGCGATCATGGGCCCCTCCGGGTCCGGCAAGTCCACGCTGATGCACTGCGTGGCGGGCCTGGACACGTTCTCCTCCGGTTCGGTGCGCATCGGCGACACCGAGCTGGGTTCGCTGAAGGACAAGCAGCTCACCAAGTTGCGCCGGGACAAGATCGGCTTCATCTTCCAGGCGTTCAACCTGCTGCCGACGCTCACGGCCCTGGAGAACATCACCCTTCCGATGGACATCGCCGGCCGCAAGCCGGACCGGAAGTGGCTCGACTCCGTGATCGCGATGGTCGGGCTCGCCGACCGGCTGGGCCACCGGCCCTCCCAGCTGTCCGGCGGTCAGCAGCAGCGCGTCGCCGTCGCCCGGGCGCTGGCCGCCAAGCCGGAGATCATCTTCGGTGACGAGCCCACCGGGAACCTCGACTCGCGCGCCGGGGCCGAGGTGCTCGGCTTCCTGCGCAACTCCGTGCGCGAGCTGGGCCAGACGGTGGTGATGGTGACCCACGACCCGGTGGCCGCGGCGTACGCGGACCGGGTGGTGTTCCTCGCGGACGGGCGGATCGTGGACGAGGTGTACGAGCCCACGGCGGACGCGGTCCTCGACCTCATGCGGCGTCTTCCCGGCGGGAACCTCCGGACCCCCGAGTCCGACGGCAAGAGCAGCGCCGGCTGA
- a CDS encoding 4-hydroxybenzoate 3-monooxygenase yields MRTTVGIIGAGPAGLLLARLLHNAGIDSVVLESRDRAYVEHRQRAGILEQGTVDVLRAAGAGERMDREGLRHDGIELRFDRRRHRVDFPALTGGRSVMVYAQTEVCKDLIALQLDEGGPLLFEAEALAVEGAEGDRPSIRFRHQGREDVLECDYVVGCDGFWGVARKAVPASLSRVFERTYPFGWLGILADVAPSHDELVYARHDRGFALLSMRSPSVSRLYLQVPADTDAEAWSDEEIWDELERRLETDDDWALHRGPITQKSVTPMRSYVHEPMRHGHLFLAGDAAHIVPPTGAKGLNLAVGDVVTFARALVHEKETGSAELLDAYSETCLRRVWQAERFSYDMTTMLHRDPDATAFEGRLQLARLDRISSCRAAETDLAEGYTGFPIG; encoded by the coding sequence ATGCGCACCACCGTCGGCATCATTGGAGCCGGACCGGCCGGCCTGCTCCTCGCCCGGCTGCTCCACAACGCCGGGATCGACTCGGTCGTCCTGGAGAGCCGCGACCGCGCCTACGTCGAGCACCGGCAGCGGGCCGGGATCCTGGAGCAGGGCACCGTGGACGTGCTGCGCGCGGCCGGGGCGGGGGAGCGGATGGACCGCGAGGGGCTGCGGCACGACGGGATCGAGCTGCGCTTCGACCGGCGCAGGCACCGCGTCGACTTCCCCGCGCTCACCGGTGGGCGGTCGGTGATGGTCTACGCCCAGACCGAGGTCTGCAAGGACCTCATCGCCCTGCAGCTCGACGAGGGCGGCCCGCTGCTGTTCGAGGCGGAGGCGCTGGCCGTGGAGGGGGCGGAGGGCGACCGCCCCTCCATCCGGTTCCGCCACCAGGGGCGCGAGGACGTCCTCGAGTGCGACTACGTCGTCGGGTGCGACGGCTTCTGGGGCGTGGCCCGCAAGGCCGTCCCCGCCTCGCTCTCCCGGGTGTTCGAGCGGACGTACCCCTTCGGCTGGCTCGGCATCCTCGCCGACGTGGCCCCCTCGCACGACGAGCTGGTCTACGCCCGCCACGACCGGGGGTTCGCCCTGCTGTCCATGCGCTCCCCGTCCGTCTCCCGCCTCTACCTCCAGGTGCCCGCGGACACCGACGCCGAGGCCTGGAGCGACGAGGAGATCTGGGACGAGCTCGAACGGCGGCTGGAGACCGACGACGACTGGGCCCTGCACCGCGGCCCGATCACCCAGAAGTCGGTGACCCCGATGCGCTCCTACGTCCACGAGCCCATGCGCCACGGCCACCTGTTCCTGGCCGGGGACGCCGCCCACATCGTGCCGCCGACCGGGGCCAAGGGGCTGAACCTCGCCGTCGGCGACGTCGTCACCTTCGCGCGGGCGCTCGTCCACGAGAAGGAGACGGGCTCCGCCGAACTCCTCGACGCCTACTCGGAGACCTGCCTGAGGCGCGTCTGGCAGGCCGAGCGCTTCAGCTACGACATGACGACGATGCTGCACCGGGACCCGGACGCCACCGCCTTCGAGGGACGGCTGCAACTGGCCCGGCTGGACCGGATCAGCTCCTGCCGGGCCGCCGAGACCGACCTCGCCGAGGGCTACACCGGGTTCCCGATCGGCTGA
- a CDS encoding ABC transporter permease yields the protein MFRTALRNVLAHKARLLMTVLAVMLGVAFVSGTLVFTNTISNAFQKSSAKGFDHVDVAVRAKFQQSKGDQVGRRPELTQSLLDESARVPGAGSAIGVVQGFTAIADKDGKLIGGGFQSQGGNYWGSDDPRYPLKSGTAPHGEGQVLIDSETARRAGYKVGDTIRVSVDGPVLTPTVSGVFTTDDGNVAAGGSLALFDTATAQKLFGKPGTYDEIDVRAKAGTSQTALKAQLDRVLPKGKTETTTAKQLADDQARMISDSMSGLRQGLLVFAGIALFVGTFIIANTFTMLVAQRTKELALLRAVGASRRQVTRSVLIEAFLVGTVAAVTGLVAGIGIGAGLKSLLGSMGATVPDGPLVVTPGTVVAALAVGVLVTMLAAWLPGRRAAKIPPVAAMSSLHAQATTKSLVLRNTIGALFAAAGVATVLVATTMDDIDSAQAPMGIGAVLLIIGVFILTPLLSRPLIAAAAPVLRAFGVSGKLARQNSVRNPRRTAATASALMIGLTLITGMTVMAGSLQHAIDKMASSAIRADYVVSMANGNFLSPDVDSKLRATKGVTATSPLRNAPSRIDGRTEFLTGVNGEAIGKLTDLRVDDGSFTVGGTKVVVDAKTAKSHDWKAGSVFTAAFEDGRKQRLTVAGVYEGNEMIRGIMLDNATLTPHQPRPNDMQVMVKTSDGASDAVKDRLVEALGSNPAIKIQDKKDISNGIAQIFTVMLNLLYGLLAMAVIVAVLGVINTLAMSVFERSQEIGMLRAIGLDRKGIKRMVRLESLVISLFGGVLGIGLGVFFGWAAGELLGSSLSTYELVLPWSRLVVFLLLAAAVGVLAALWPARRAARLNMLQAIKSE from the coding sequence ATGTTCCGCACAGCCTTGCGCAACGTACTCGCGCACAAGGCCCGGCTCCTCATGACCGTGCTCGCCGTGATGCTCGGCGTCGCCTTCGTGTCGGGGACCCTGGTCTTCACCAACACCATTTCGAACGCGTTCCAGAAGAGTTCCGCCAAGGGCTTCGACCATGTCGACGTGGCCGTGCGGGCCAAGTTCCAGCAGAGCAAGGGCGACCAGGTCGGCCGGCGGCCCGAGCTGACCCAGTCGCTGCTGGACGAGAGCGCCCGCGTCCCCGGCGCCGGCTCCGCCATCGGCGTCGTGCAGGGCTTCACCGCCATCGCCGACAAGGACGGCAAGCTGATCGGCGGCGGCTTCCAGTCGCAGGGCGGGAACTACTGGGGCTCGGACGACCCCCGCTACCCTCTGAAGTCCGGCACCGCCCCGCACGGCGAGGGCCAGGTCCTCATCGACTCCGAGACCGCCCGGCGCGCCGGGTACAAGGTCGGCGACACCATCCGCGTCTCCGTCGACGGCCCCGTCCTGACGCCCACCGTCAGCGGCGTCTTCACCACCGACGACGGCAACGTCGCCGCCGGCGGCAGCCTCGCCCTGTTCGACACGGCGACCGCCCAGAAGCTGTTCGGCAAGCCGGGCACGTACGACGAGATCGACGTGCGGGCGAAGGCGGGCACCAGCCAGACGGCGCTGAAGGCGCAGCTGGACCGGGTGCTGCCGAAGGGGAAGACCGAGACGACCACCGCCAAGCAGCTCGCCGACGACCAGGCGCGGATGATCTCGGACTCGATGAGCGGACTGCGTCAGGGCCTGCTGGTCTTCGCCGGCATCGCGCTGTTCGTCGGCACGTTCATCATCGCCAACACCTTCACCATGCTGGTCGCCCAGCGCACCAAGGAACTGGCCCTGCTCCGCGCGGTCGGCGCCTCCCGCCGCCAGGTCACCCGGTCCGTGCTGATCGAGGCGTTCCTGGTGGGCACGGTGGCCGCCGTGACCGGTCTGGTCGCGGGCATCGGCATCGGCGCCGGGCTGAAGTCCCTGCTGGGCTCGATGGGCGCCACCGTGCCCGACGGGCCGCTGGTCGTCACCCCCGGCACGGTCGTCGCCGCCCTCGCCGTCGGTGTCCTCGTAACCATGCTGGCCGCCTGGCTGCCCGGCCGCCGGGCCGCCAAGATCCCGCCGGTGGCGGCGATGAGCAGCCTGCACGCCCAGGCGACCACCAAGTCGCTGGTGCTGCGCAACACCATCGGCGCGTTGTTCGCGGCCGCCGGTGTCGCCACGGTCCTGGTGGCCACGACGATGGACGACATCGACTCCGCCCAGGCGCCCATGGGCATCGGCGCGGTGCTGCTGATCATCGGCGTGTTCATCCTGACCCCGCTGCTGTCCCGTCCGCTGATCGCCGCCGCGGCCCCCGTCCTGCGCGCCTTCGGCGTCTCCGGCAAGCTGGCCCGGCAGAACTCGGTGCGCAACCCGCGCCGTACGGCGGCCACCGCGTCCGCGCTGATGATCGGCCTGACCCTCATCACCGGCATGACCGTGATGGCGGGCAGCCTCCAGCACGCGATCGACAAGATGGCCTCGTCCGCGATCCGCGCCGACTACGTGGTGTCGATGGCGAACGGCAACTTCCTCTCCCCGGACGTCGACAGCAAGCTGCGCGCCACCAAGGGCGTGACGGCCACCAGCCCGCTGCGCAACGCGCCCTCCCGTATCGACGGCCGCACCGAGTTCCTGACCGGGGTGAACGGCGAGGCGATCGGCAAGCTGACCGACCTCCGCGTCGACGACGGCTCCTTCACGGTCGGCGGCACGAAGGTCGTCGTGGACGCCAAGACCGCCAAGTCGCACGACTGGAAGGCCGGTTCGGTCTTCACCGCCGCCTTCGAGGACGGCAGGAAGCAGCGCCTGACCGTCGCCGGGGTCTACGAGGGCAACGAGATGATCCGCGGGATCATGCTGGACAACGCCACCCTGACGCCGCACCAGCCCCGCCCGAACGACATGCAGGTCATGGTCAAGACCTCCGACGGGGCGTCCGACGCGGTCAAGGACCGGCTGGTGGAGGCCCTCGGCTCCAACCCGGCGATCAAGATCCAGGACAAGAAGGACATCTCCAACGGCATCGCGCAGATCTTCACCGTGATGCTGAACCTGCTCTACGGCCTGCTCGCCATGGCGGTGATCGTCGCGGTCCTCGGCGTCATCAACACCCTGGCGATGTCGGTGTTCGAGCGCTCCCAGGAGATCGGCATGCTCCGCGCGATCGGCCTGGACCGCAAGGGCATCAAGCGGATGGTCCGCCTGGAGTCCCTGGTGATCTCCCTGTTCGGCGGCGTCCTCGGCATCGGGCTCGGCGTGTTCTTCGGCTGGGCGGCCGGTGAGCTGCTGGGCTCCAGCCTGTCGACGTACGAACTGGTCCTGCCCTGGTCGCGGCTGGTCGTCTTCCTGCTGCTCGCGGCGGCGGTCGGCGTGCTGGCGGCCCTGTGGCCGGCCCGGCGCGCGGCGCGGCTGAACATGCTCCAGGCCATCAAGTCCGAGTAG
- a CDS encoding cyclopropane-fatty-acyl-phospholipid synthase family protein — MPDAALRLTRLLEQLLGSPLPLRIRAWDGSEAGPPDAPMLVVRNRRALRRLLFKPGELGLARAWVAGDLTVEGDLYAALELLSGLIWERDEDARGLTATLRDPQARAAVRGLVKLAGPPLPPAPPREEVRRRHGHLHTRRRDKSAISHHYDVGNDFYELVLGPSMVYSCAYWPAPEPLATLEQAQHDKLELISRKLDLKPGQRLLDVGCGWGSMAVHAAREHGVGVVGVTLSREQAAYARKRVADEGLTDRVEIRVQDYRDVQDGPYDAISSIGMAEHVGAVRYLEYARELHALLKPGGRLLNHQIGRRPQRDESSYRVDDFIDAYVFPDGELAPVGTTVTQLERAGFEVRDVESIREHYALTLRRWVANLEADWVRATRLTSPGRARVWRLYMAASALAFERNRIGVNQVLAVRTPGSGDSGMPLRARTWGAPAA, encoded by the coding sequence ATGCCCGATGCCGCGCTGCGGCTCACACGACTCCTCGAACAGCTGCTGGGGTCCCCGCTTCCCCTGCGCATTCGCGCCTGGGACGGTTCCGAAGCGGGGCCGCCGGACGCACCGATGCTCGTCGTACGCAATCGCCGGGCCCTGCGCCGGCTGCTGTTCAAGCCGGGTGAACTGGGCCTGGCTCGTGCCTGGGTGGCCGGCGACCTGACCGTCGAGGGCGACCTCTACGCCGCCCTGGAACTGCTCTCGGGCCTGATCTGGGAGCGGGACGAGGACGCCCGCGGCCTCACCGCGACGCTGCGGGACCCGCAGGCCCGCGCCGCCGTCCGCGGGCTGGTGAAGCTGGCCGGCCCGCCGCTGCCGCCCGCCCCGCCCCGCGAGGAGGTCCGCCGGCGCCACGGCCATCTGCACACCCGGCGCCGCGACAAGAGCGCCATCAGCCACCACTACGACGTCGGCAACGACTTCTACGAGCTCGTCCTCGGCCCCTCCATGGTGTACTCCTGCGCCTACTGGCCGGCTCCCGAACCCCTCGCCACCCTCGAACAGGCCCAGCACGACAAGCTCGAACTGATCTCGCGCAAGCTGGACCTGAAGCCCGGTCAGCGGCTTCTCGACGTCGGCTGCGGCTGGGGATCCATGGCCGTCCACGCGGCCCGCGAGCACGGCGTGGGCGTCGTCGGCGTCACCCTGTCCCGGGAACAGGCGGCGTACGCCCGCAAGCGCGTCGCCGACGAAGGGCTCACCGACCGGGTGGAGATCCGCGTCCAGGACTACCGGGACGTGCAGGACGGCCCCTACGACGCGATCTCCTCCATCGGCATGGCCGAACACGTCGGCGCCGTCCGCTACCTGGAGTACGCGCGTGAGCTGCACGCCCTGCTGAAGCCCGGCGGACGGCTGCTCAACCACCAGATCGGCCGCCGCCCGCAGCGCGACGAATCGTCGTACCGCGTGGACGACTTCATCGACGCCTACGTCTTCCCGGACGGTGAGCTGGCACCCGTCGGCACCACCGTCACCCAGCTGGAGCGGGCCGGCTTCGAGGTGCGTGACGTGGAGTCGATCCGCGAGCACTACGCGCTCACCCTGCGCCGCTGGGTGGCCAACCTGGAGGCGGACTGGGTCCGGGCCACGCGGCTGACCAGTCCCGGCCGCGCCCGCGTCTGGCGCCTGTACATGGCGGCCTCCGCGCTCGCCTTCGAACGCAACCGCATCGGCGTCAACCAGGTGCTGGCCGTGCGGACTCCCGGATCCGGTGACTCGGGGATGCCGCTGCGGGCCCGTACCTGGGGCGCGCCCGCCGCCTAG